The following nucleotide sequence is from Natronosalvus caseinilyticus.
GCACCGAGGCACAGATCCTCGAGGCCGTCGGCGTCGACATGATCGACGAGAGCGAGGTGCTCACCCCCGCGGACAACGACTACCACATCGACAAGCGGGCGTTCACCGCGCCGTTCGTCTGCGGCGCGCGCAACCTCGGGGAGGCCCTGCGCCGGATCGACGAGGGTGCGGCCATGATCCGTACCAAGGGCGAAGCCGGCACCGGCGACGTCAACCAGGCGGTCTACCACCAGCGCACGATCAAGGGCGAGATCCGCAAACTCGAGGGGATGAGCCACGAGGAACGCGAGGCCTACGCCCGCGAGATCGAGGCCAACGCCGACCTGGTCCACGAGGCCGCCGAGATGGGTCGCCTCCCGGTCGTGAACTTCGCCGCGGGCGGCATCGCCACCCCGGCAGACGCCGCGCTCATGATGACCCACGACTGCGACGGCATCTTCGTCGGCAGCGGCATCTTCGGCGCGGAGAACCCGCCGGAGATGGCCGAGGCCATCGTCGAAGCGGTCAACCACTGGGACGACCCCGAATCCCTCGCCGAAATCTCGAAGAACCTGGGCAAGAGCATGAAGGGTGACGCGAACGTCGACCTGCCCGAAGAGGAGCGGATGCAGGGTCGAGGCGTCTGAACGAGTGCTTGGGGTTACTTGAAACCAAAATCGAAGAAGCGATTTTGCCTAGAATAACAGGAGATCTAGCGACAAGTATCTATGCTGTAAGTATGGGGCGGCCACAAAAATCAAAGATTGAATTATATATTGGACCGGTATTAAATTTCAAAAATCTTAAAAACGCAAAATCACATAATCATATTATTTATAATTGGTGGGCTTGTGACAATTGACAATTCTATCGAGTACTCACCCAAGTGAGAACGCGGCCGAGCTGACCATTCCAGACGAAATGAATCAAGAGGTACGTCGGTATTATGAATATTAGAATAACGGAAGGGACCAATACAAACCATTCTTCTACACCACTAATTACCAATATCATTCCTGCAAGTTCCCACACAATGATTATGAGGAGTAATTCAGTTCTGTTCATTCAGCATAACACATACGAAGACGTAGTACTTGAATATATCTATGCGATAAATATAAAAAATTTGTAATATTATTTGAATTCATATACTATGATGAATCCATATTGAATTGCATGGCAAAAAGAAGGTCAGTGGTGAAGGCTGTAGGTACAATTGGTACACTCGGGACGATCGGTATTGTGAGTGCAAATGATCAAGATACTATTCCAGAAAACATCTTATCGGATAAAGAGAGGATGATGCGTAATAAGATTCGAACTGCTTTCAAGAAGAATGGAGCTAACGAAGTAGAACAACTACTGGAAAAACAAGGATTTCATTACGACCTAGCAACAACTTCCGATTCTGATGATTCAATTAATATCCAAGATAGATATTCAGAATCCAATTCTGAACTCAGTGTCACTGTATGGCCACTGGCGAATTACGACGATTGTGTATTCATTCAGACTCTTGTAAATCTTGACACGGTAAGATACAAGGACTTAAAAACTGCGTCAAAAGCAAACGATGTTATTGGAATCGGTTTTGATGGTGATCACTGGTCGGTTGTGGGTGAACCCCAGATCTGGGCGACTGACGGTCACGAAATAAGTTGGTTCTCAAAGAGTCTATCGAAGGGTGGGCTTGCAGCTGAAATAGCCCTCAATAGTTCGTGGGCTCTCCCGAATCAAGCCCAGATCGCTATCGAATCTACATTGAAATGTATTGACGGTGTCCCAGGAACTCTTTGGGGCTATTACGAGCACAGTTGGGCATCTAGTTCAAAAGTAACAATTGACAGCATCCAGGGCGGTCCAGGACCTCTTGACGTGAGCTTAAATTGGTCCTTCCTTGCTGATTCGTGGGAAAAAGCGAAACCTGTTGATCCAAAATACGCTCTTGGATAGTCAGCGGAAAACCCTCCCTTATAATCGTATTCTTTGTGTGATATCGATGCACGAACGCAGATGGCTGGGCTTTGTTACTACTGTACGTAACAAATACAGAGAACGTAAAGACCGCGACTTGTCCGCCTGTATCGCTTTCGCGGATTCGAACTCAGACTCGCGGTAGTGTCCGCAATAGGGACCCTGATTGATCGGTGTCGTATCCTCACTGGATAAACTCGTTCTCGAAGCAGTCGGTGAAGTCCAGGAACCTGTTTGTCGGTTGATGAACGGCTGCAGGGCCGAGGCGTCTGGACCCGAGCCCAACTCCTGCTGTGCGACCTTTCTCTGGTAAGGTACTCCGTTTTCTCCGCTCGGCACCTTCTACGCTGCATGAGCAGCGCCGCGAACTCAACGACCGAGACGAAAGACCTCGAGCACCTCTCTGAACGTGTCCTGGAGGGAACGACCGGATTGTTTCAGGCAATCGAACGGGACGCGCCCGACGAGCGGGTGTCGAGCCTGGCGAAGGAACTGTGGGAGATCACCGACGCGGCCGAAGGCCTGCTCGAGACGGTGGACCTCGAGCGGCTGCCCGACGTCGTCGATGCCGACGCCCTCCCCGACCTGATCGACGTCGAGAACCTCCCGAACGCGATCCGAAATCGCGACGCGAGTGAGGGACTTGACCTCGGCAAGCTTCGTCGCGCGATCGAGTTGCGGGAATTCTGGAATACGGTCGACCTCGTGGACTTTCGAGAGGCGAGCCACCGACTCAAGGCAGAGATCGAGGACGTGATCGATTCCGATGGATCGTCCGAATCCTTGAACGGAGACTCCGAAGCTGCAGCCGACCTCGAGGCGTTCGGCGACGAGATCCGAGCCGAGGCGCCGAACGTGGCGCTCCAGCAGCAGGCCAAGAAACGGATGAAGCAGGCCCGACGTGGCGTGCTCGAGGGACACGCGGCCCTCGAGGAGGTGTACGCCGGGAATCGATCGAAGCCCTCCAGAAGGCGGCGAGGAGGGCCCCGAAATCCGACGGCCGTCTCGTTGCTCTCGGGCGGTCCGCTGCCGGACAGTGCCTCCGTGCGGTACTCGTCGGTTCCAACCGCCGTTCGGGGTGCGGCGATCGACCCATTACCCCGGATTTACGGTCGCCGCTGGCGTGCAAGGAGTGGCTCGAGATAGAGTGGCCACTGAAATTCAGTCCACACGCGCCCGCAGCCTGCTGGCCAGTACTAATTGGAGTTCTATCAGCACTGGCCCCACAGTTACGAGCAGTGTGTAAAATATGGTCTTAATTACTATGTCTAAATCTAGACGTCAATTTGTTACTGGCAGCGTTGTACTGCTGCCTGGCATCTGTGGTTGTAGCGATTTGAGGACTACCGAGTCGCTCCAGGAGATGCATCTGGAGTTATCGAACCAGACAGATGAGTCGCTAACGTTTCACTTTGCGTTAGAAGCGGATGACGCTCTCGGCCGGTGGTACGACTTCGATCTTGAAGCCGATACTCGCCGCGAGGTCAGTCTCCAGCCGACATCAGAGCGCAAATGGTCGGGATATCAGGCTATTGCGGGCAATAAACGGGCGTCCGGGTCACTACTCGGGCAAGGAGATGAACAGGCCTGCCTGCAACTCGATTTCTTGATTGCGGACGACGAGATTTCAGCAACGATGTCGACGGACCGGCCGCTGTGTGAGTCGTAATCGGAATCTCTCGAGAATCGTCGGGGCTGACAGCTACTACTACGGACGATTCCCAATGCCACTCGAGAAACGCAAAAAAGGCGCGATCAGTCGGCCTGAACGGCTTCCGCGGACTCGGATTCGGACTCGAGGTAGTACTCCTCGATGAATTCCTCGTCGACCCGATTGAGTTCCTCTTTCGGCAACATCGAGAGCAACTCCCAGCCGATGTCCAGCGTCTCCTCGAGCTCGCGGTTCGTCTCGAAGCCCTGCTGGATGAACTCGTTTTCGAAGCGGTCGGCGAAGTCGAGGAACTTGTTGTCGAGTTCGCTCAGCGCTTCGCGACCGACGATGTTCACGAGATCACGCAGGTCCTCACCACGGGCGTACGCGGCATACAGCTGGTTCGCGAGGTCCTCGTGGTCTCCGCGGGTCAGCCCCTCGCCGATCCCGTCGTCCATCAGCCGCGACAGGCTGGGCAGGACGTTGATCGGCGGCTCGATCCCCTGGCTGTTCAGGGACCGGTCGACGATGATCTGGCCCTCTGTGATGTAGCCCGTCAGGTCCGGGATCGGGTGAGTGATGTCGTCGGAGGGCATCGTCAGGATCGGAATCTGGGTGACCGAGCCTTCGCGGCCCTGGATTCGACCCGCCCGCTCGTAGAGCTGGGCCAGGTCGGTGTACATGTATCCGGGGTAGCCACGCCGACCCGGAACCTCTTCGCGGGCCGCGCCGATTTCGCGCAGTGCCTCACAGTAGTTCGTGATGTCCGTGAGGATGACGAGCACGTGGTAATCCTTCTCGAAGGCGAGGTACTCCGCGGTGGTCAGGGCCAGTCGCGGCGTGACCGTCCGCTCGACGGCGGGGTCGTCCGCGAGGTTCATGAAGACCACCGAGCGCTCGAGCGCGCCGGTACGTTCGAAGTCCTGCATGAACTCGTTGGCCTCCTCCTGGGTGATCCCCATCGCGCCGAAGATGACGGCGAACTCCGATCCCTCGTCGTCCGCTTCGTCCGCCTCTTCCGGCACTGTCGCCTGCCGGGCAATCTGGAGCGCTAGATCGTTGTGCGGCAGTCCGGAGCCGGAGAAAATCGGCAGTTTCTGCCCGCGAACGAGCGTGTTCATGCCGTCGATGGAGCTAACGCCCGTCTGGATGAACTCCTCGGGGTACTCCCGGGAGTAGGGGTTGATCGCCGCGCCGACGATGTCGAGTCGCTCGTCGGGAACGATCTCGGGACCGCCGTCGATCGGGTTCCCGGACCCGTCGAGGACGCGTCCGAGCAGGTCCTCCGTGACGGGCATCTTCATGGTCTCGCCCAGGAAGCGAACGGAGGCGTTGCGGTCGATGCCGCCCGTCCCCTCGAACACCTGGATCGAGACGAGTCCTTCGCTCGATTCGAGTACCTGTCCGCGCAGGGTCTTGCCGTCTTCCGTTTCGATCTCGACGATCTCGTCGTAGCCAACGGGTTCGTCGACCTCGGCAAACACCAGCGGACCGCTGATTTCCGTGATCGTTTGATATTCTTTCATGTTTGGCTAGTAGAGGGCCCTGATCTGGGACTCGAGATCCGACTCGAGTTCGTCGATGAATGCGTGCCAGTCCTCGGCGGTGCCCATCCGGTTGAGCCGGGGGGTCGCCTCGACGTCCCGGATCTCGTCGACCGGGACGCCGGCGTCGAGCGCCTCGAAGGCCTCGTCGTTGAACGTCTTGATTGCCTGGAGCATCCGGTAAGTCTTCTCGGGTTCGCAGTAGGTGTCCACGTCGTGGAACGCGTTCTGCTGGAGCCACGCCTCCCGGAGGTAGCGTGCGACCTCGAGGGTCAGCTGCTGGTCTTCCGGCAGGGCGTCCTTGCCGACGAGCTGAACGATCTCCTGGAGTTCGTCCTCCTCGTCGAGCACGTCGACGGCCCACTGGCGGACCTCCGGGTAGTCTTCCGCGACGTTCTCCCGGTACCAGGGGTCGAGCTGCTGTCGGTACAACGAGTACGACTCGTTCCAGTTGATCGACGGGAAGTGCCGGCGCTCGGCGAGGTCAGCGTCCAGTGCCCAGAACGTCTTGACGATGCGCAGGGTGTTCTGGGTGACCGGCTCGGAGAAGTCACCGCCCGGAGGCGAGACTGCGCCGATGGCCGACACCGATCCCTGGGTACCGTTGATGTTCTGGAACAGGCCGGCGCGCTCGTAGAACTCCGAGAGCGACGCGGCGAGGTAGGCGGGGTAGCCCTCCTCGCCGGGCATCTCCTCGAGTCGGCTCGAAATCTCGCGCATGGCCTCCGCCCACCGCGAGGTGGAGTCGGCCATCAGCGCGACGTCGTAGCCCATGTCGCGGAAGTACTCCGCGATGGTGATCCCCGTGTAGATGCAGGATTCACGGGCTGCGACGGGCATGTTCGAGGTGTTCGCGATGAGGCAGGTCCGGGACATGAGGGGCTTCCCGGTCTTGGGGTCTTCCAGTTCCGGGAAGTCCTCGATGACCTCGGTCATCTCGTTACCGCGCTCGCCACAGCCGACGTAGACGACGATGTCCGCGTCGGCCCACTTCGCGAGCTGGTGCTGGGTGACCGTCTTCCCGGAGCCGAAGGGGCCCGGAATCGCCGCGGTACCGCCCTTGGCGATCGGGAACAGGCCGTCGAGGATGCGCTGTCCGCTGACGAGTGGGATCGTCGGCGTCTGCTTTTCCTTGGCGGGGCGGGCTGACCGAACCGGCCACTCCTGGTGCATCGTAACCTCCTCGCCGGAATCGAGTTCGGCGACGACCTCGTCGACCGCGAACGTGCCGCTCTCGATCGAGGTAATCTCGCCACCCTCGTAATCCGGCGGGACCATTACCTTGTGGGTGATGCTCTCGGTTTCGGGGACTTCACCGATAACGTCCCCGGGTTCGACCGCGTCCCCCTCCTCGACGGTGGGCGTAAACTCCCACGTTCTCTCGAGGTCGATCCCCGGCGCGTCGACTCCGCGGTCGAGGAATGCCGAGTTCATCTTCTCCTCGAGTTCGTCGAGGGGGCGCTGGACGCCGTCGTAGATGGTGTCCAGCAGGCCGGGTCCGAGGTCGACCGAGAGCGGCTCGCCCGTGTTCTCGACGGGTTCGCCGGGGCCGACGCCGGAGGTCTCCTCGTATACCTGAATCGTGGTCAGGTTCCCTTCGATTTCGATGACCTCGCCCATCAGCCCTTCGTCGCCGACGTAGACGACGTCGTTCATTCGGGCGTCGAGGTCCGCGGCGGTCACGACGGGACCGCTCACGCTTTCTATCACACCGTCTTCGTCGACGGATTCTAGTGCCTGGCTCATACTTACTGACTGTCTTGGTCTTCGTCCTCGTCCATCAGGTCGATCCCGATGGCGCGTTTGATCTGCTCGCGAAGGCCACCGCCACCGCCGGCACCGCCGCCGATGGTGATGACGACCGGCTCGACGCTCGTTTCGACGTCCGAACGGACGTTTCGCGAGAGATACTCGAGGTCGCCCTCGTGCATGATGACGATTCCGACGTCACTGTCCTCGAGGACGGCCGTGGCGGCGTCGTCGAGGGCGTCGGCCTTTTCGTCGTCGGGGACGTTCTCGAACCGTCTGACGCCGGCGAGCCGAAAGCCCGTGGTGAACTCCGGACTGCCGACGACCGCGATTTCCTGGCTCATAGGATCACCAGCTCCTCTTCGATTTCGCTCTCAGAGAGGCCGACCTCCCGACCGCGGGCGATGGCGCGGATGTTCTCGATCTCGCGTTCTTTCGCGAGGATGTACGACAGCACGGCCGACACCGACACCGGGTAGATGCTCGAGAGCGTGTCCGCGTACTCGAGCAACGCGGCGTCGACGGCGTGCTCGAACTGGATCAGGCTGTCGGCGTCGCGCAGTCGGTCGAGCGCGCCCGAGAGCCGGTCACCGTAGCGGCGGTTGGCGGCGATGTGATCGACCAGGTCGTCGTAGCGGTTGACCAGCTGGCGGAGTTCGCTCTCGGTAAAGAGCACGCCGCCGTCGATGTAGTACGCCGCGGGGTCGAGGTCGGCGCCGCTGCGAGCGAGTCGCAGGGCGTTCCGTGCGTTGCGGAAGTCGATCTCGGCCTGGAGGAACTCGATGTAGAGCGCTCGTGGTCCCTCCTGTGGACCGGCCGACCCGGGCGTGTCGAGCCCGCGGATGTCGGCCAGCAGCCGTTCATAGAACGCCCGATCGAGCGCGTTCTCGAGGGGGACCAGCGCGTGGCTCTCCTCGTACTCCTCGTAGGCGACCTCGAGGGGGTCGTGGTAGATCGTCCGACCGAGGACTTCGATCGCGTCCTCGATGGTGTCGACCTCGAGTAAGCGGTCGATGGTTCGATCGTCGAGTTCGCCGGCGCGGATCAGGTCCGTCCGGATGTCCTCGGGGCTGGAGTCGGTGTAGATCCCTCGCAGGATCGTCTTCAGGTTCCAGA
It contains:
- the pdxS gene encoding pyridoxal 5'-phosphate synthase lyase subunit PdxS, whose protein sequence is MPEPTDLEELRRGTDLVKRGFARMQKGGVIMDVVNPEQARIAEDAGAVAVMALEAVPADIRKRGGVARMADPANVEEIVESVSIPVMGKARIGHRTEAQILEAVGVDMIDESEVLTPADNDYHIDKRAFTAPFVCGARNLGEALRRIDEGAAMIRTKGEAGTGDVNQAVYHQRTIKGEIRKLEGMSHEEREAYAREIEANADLVHEAAEMGRLPVVNFAAGGIATPADAALMMTHDCDGIFVGSGIFGAENPPEMAEAIVEAVNHWDDPESLAEISKNLGKSMKGDANVDLPEEERMQGRGV
- a CDS encoding ATP synthase subunit B, whose amino-acid sequence is MKEYQTITEISGPLVFAEVDEPVGYDEIVEIETEDGKTLRGQVLESSEGLVSIQVFEGTGGIDRNASVRFLGETMKMPVTEDLLGRVLDGSGNPIDGGPEIVPDERLDIVGAAINPYSREYPEEFIQTGVSSIDGMNTLVRGQKLPIFSGSGLPHNDLALQIARQATVPEEADEADDEGSEFAVIFGAMGITQEEANEFMQDFERTGALERSVVFMNLADDPAVERTVTPRLALTTAEYLAFEKDYHVLVILTDITNYCEALREIGAAREEVPGRRGYPGYMYTDLAQLYERAGRIQGREGSVTQIPILTMPSDDITHPIPDLTGYITEGQIIVDRSLNSQGIEPPINVLPSLSRLMDDGIGEGLTRGDHEDLANQLYAAYARGEDLRDLVNIVGREALSELDNKFLDFADRFENEFIQQGFETNRELEETLDIGWELLSMLPKEELNRVDEEFIEEYYLESESESAEAVQAD
- a CDS encoding ATP synthase subunit A codes for the protein MSQALESVDEDGVIESVSGPVVTAADLDARMNDVVYVGDEGLMGEVIEIEGNLTTIQVYEETSGVGPGEPVENTGEPLSVDLGPGLLDTIYDGVQRPLDELEEKMNSAFLDRGVDAPGIDLERTWEFTPTVEEGDAVEPGDVIGEVPETESITHKVMVPPDYEGGEITSIESGTFAVDEVVAELDSGEEVTMHQEWPVRSARPAKEKQTPTIPLVSGQRILDGLFPIAKGGTAAIPGPFGSGKTVTQHQLAKWADADIVVYVGCGERGNEMTEVIEDFPELEDPKTGKPLMSRTCLIANTSNMPVAARESCIYTGITIAEYFRDMGYDVALMADSTSRWAEAMREISSRLEEMPGEEGYPAYLAASLSEFYERAGLFQNINGTQGSVSAIGAVSPPGGDFSEPVTQNTLRIVKTFWALDADLAERRHFPSINWNESYSLYRQQLDPWYRENVAEDYPEVRQWAVDVLDEEDELQEIVQLVGKDALPEDQQLTLEVARYLREAWLQQNAFHDVDTYCEPEKTYRMLQAIKTFNDEAFEALDAGVPVDEIRDVEATPRLNRMGTAEDWHAFIDELESDLESQIRALY
- a CDS encoding V-type ATP synthase subunit F, with amino-acid sequence MSQEIAVVGSPEFTTGFRLAGVRRFENVPDDEKADALDDAATAVLEDSDVGIVIMHEGDLEYLSRNVRSDVETSVEPVVITIGGGAGGGGGLREQIKRAIGIDLMDEDEDQDSQ
- a CDS encoding V-type ATP synthase subunit C, producing MSTGASNPEYVNARVRSRRASLFADEDYRKLVRMGPSEIARFMEETEYEREINALGTRFSGVDLIEYALNQNLARHFHDLLDWSDGRLYDLIARYLRKFDVWNLKTILRGIYTDSSPEDIRTDLIRAGELDDRTIDRLLEVDTIEDAIEVLGRTIYHDPLEVAYEEYEESHALVPLENALDRAFYERLLADIRGLDTPGSAGPQEGPRALYIEFLQAEIDFRNARNALRLARSGADLDPAAYYIDGGVLFTESELRQLVNRYDDLVDHIAANRRYGDRLSGALDRLRDADSLIQFEHAVDAALLEYADTLSSIYPVSVSAVLSYILAKEREIENIRAIARGREVGLSESEIEEELVIL